The Portunus trituberculatus isolate SZX2019 chromosome 50, ASM1759143v1, whole genome shotgun sequence genome includes the window tctctctctctctctctctctctctctctctctctctctctctctctctctctctctctctctctctcctacttaaaacttcatttattcaatgaataatgtttcaatgagctcttctgtgattattagaTTACCCAGTCTTCTAttggtggctatatttgtacattcTCGCTGATCAACAGTCCcaagtgagggttgggaatgCAAGAACATCCTGTGGAATGCACCCTCCAAGATGaatatactttataagagtagtttatctttttatattatcttttgttatgttttattatgtttgtgcaataattattatttataaatacagtggagactcaatacctGAGtgtctaaatagtcaaacttttcaatactcaaatgcAAAAGTTCTATTTGATACTCAAAAACATACCTGATAGTCAAATGCCCACACACATGGCTTCCtggcctcttcctctcctccctccaccagttGTGCTGCCAGGGttgtcagaataacattcttgtgCATTCTGTctatagtttttcatttataaacttacattaacaccaaaggcttattagtggtgaaaatatctggtaatcaaatggctgcacatttggtcatatacaaagccctctcctctcccttctcgcaaCCGTCACTATCCCGTTCCAATACCGTATCACTGGTATACCGGATGCTGGTGTGCATCTCTAGTCCTGCCGCAGTCTTGAgataaacaacattcttctgcgttctgttggtagtttttcatttagaaacttatgatggTACCAAAgaagcttattagtggtgaaaataaggaatctggtgagagtacaagtgttagtgagccacagccctccactagtggatTCATAGGAATAACACCAgtagaaaagttacaaagatcttttgatggatggtgactcgtcctccgatgacctccctcctcctccccacccttctccccaactcttctaagttatccatcaccagccttcatttATGGtatgtagaaataaaaaaaataaaaaaataaaaaaacaccttataaTTTTTAtgaacttgaggttttgctaagattagaacaaattaccttatttataggtatcattagtcaaactttttaatattcaaacagccatttggaattaattaagttcaagtattgagtctccactacctttttctttcctgaaaacataaaaaaaaaaaaaaagataggggtgctctttttggggaggctggaatggattaatggtatctcaatgcatttcaatgggaaaaattTGTTTTGAGGTACATCGAACGAATTAaactcgtatctcaaggtaccactgtagtttcttttgtttaaagagtttattttattctataagTCAGTGTTTTATCATGTTTAAATGCATGTCTGTTAGGACATACATAAATCAGGAGACAAAAGTGAAAGATAATAATTATGGACATATATAAATCAGGAGGCATAAAAGTGAAAGATAATGCTTACCATATTTTCATGACTTGTTTTTGATGGCACAGAGAACCACCGCCATCACAGCCGAGCAACAATGCAGCTGTCTCTCCCCCCGCCTCCAAGGCAGACACCACGGAGCTGGAGCCTTTCTACTATGGCCAGATTCAAGGTGATCCAATGCTGGGCCGTGAAATCAACACTGCTAAATTTGTCTGCCACATTTGCTCGGTAAGGCTTTGTTAGCTTGGGAGCATGGAGGTAGAATTAAGCTATAACAAAATAAAGTTTAAAACTAGTAGTATCTAAAGTAGTAGCCttcatttctcttgtttttattattactgttggaCTCGATGAGTCGGGTTTCGTGATAAGTCGGAATCTGACCGACTCAGGGACTAAAGTCCTAGTTGAACTGCCTgcccctttttatttatttatttatttatttgtttttatttacttctttttttattattattgacattataaaaaatCAAATTCTAACAAAAAATTGCATTGTAGTTTAAAATGGTACCAAACAAAAGTCAGAGTTTATACTGTTGAACCTTGATAACTCGGACCCCAATAACTCGGATTTCACGAGAAGTCAGACTCTGACCCAGGGAATAAAGTCTAAGTTGAACTACCCGTCCaaatttttttaatatctctctctctctctctctctctctctctctctctctctctctctctctctctctctctctctctctctctctctctctctctctctctctctctctctctctctctctctctctctctctctctctctctctctctctctctctctctctctctctctccactttcctgtatttccttttctattgacattataaaaactacaactaaaagTTCCATTTTAGTTGTAGTTTAAATCATAGCAAACAAAAGTCAATCAGAGTTTATAAAgattttgtgaaaatttttgaagtgtaaaaaaaCAATTTTCGAGATTTTCACTCCTAAagaatttttataattttgtccttgttttgctatttatATTCCTCTGATTCACATGAAACTTTCACACATGATTATGTAAACAAtagtgacttcctggagcatgataagaTGATAACCCTGCTTTTCTAGATAATATTATTCACTCCTCAGTGATGGTTGGGAAGGCGCCACCAGCTGTGTAAcggcaatctgctgttttatGACTGAACTCGGCACTCTGAGTCGTTATTAGTGCGTTGAAATGAGATAATGAtacagtgaagtatttattacttgtctggtccagctttatacctctgtctcaacataatcttttgtaatagtgttattgtgtgaGTTGTGTGAtgtatagttgtgatgatgaaggtaatgagaaaaaaacagtgtttgaaaagataatagcagtgttatgatatagagagatagTTTAGAAAGTAGAAAggtggcagtgaggcatgggaTGAGGCAGAGACCgtcttggagggggagataacatgCTTCACttgatggaggggaggggaggcaagggGGAGGCTAGGATTTAAGGTCCAGCTGTCTCCCAatgatacatttgtttgtttgttgttgtcttttcttcttgaagtttctgattctaatcCTCGTCAATTTATGTCTGTAAGGATGTTATTTCTGACGCCTTGCCACGTACTGTGTAGGGtgtgagtcaggctatgacgCAACTGCATGAGACATTTAGAAATGGCTTTCTGGTGGGAAaggtatttaattatcaaaaacTAAACTATACCATATGGTCATTTAGAGTCTGAAGGTTTCGGAGAGACAAATGTAATCCCCAAATTTTAAATCCcctaaaattagataaatagatcCTGCACCAAgtctgatttttatttatttatttatttatttattttgtttatttatttatttatttatttatttatttatttattttatatatttatttttattgtgtgtgtgtgtgtgtgcgcaatgGTAGAGGGGGGGGGCAATTCATATAAGTTGGACATTAGTGTTTGTCATACCAACATTTTCTCCTATTTGTCTTAGTAAGTACCAAAtttgtgaaaatttttgaaatatGAACAACATTTTTCGAGATATTTGCTCCTAAAGATTTTCAcaattttgtccttgttttgctgttttgtaTTCATCtaattgacatgaaattttcacataTGATTGTTTATGCAGTGCTGACTTCATGAGCATGATAGGAGGATAATGCATCACATccctgcttctctagaaaatattattcattcatatgtGAGGGTTTGTAAAGAACCATCAGCAGCGTTGGTACAGCAATctgttggattttttttttaggactGAACTAGACACCCTCTGAgttgttattagtgtgttgaaatgaGATAATGATTCTGTTAAGTAAGTATTTCTGTCTTGTTGAGCTTCATAACTTTGTCTCAAAATATTCTTTTGTAATGGTGTTATTGTCAGAGTTAAATGTTGTATAGTTGTGATGATAaaggtagtgagaaaaaaaaaaaatttaaaagatcatagcaatcttatgatattgagagagaatgacaaaacCTGGCATTGAGGTATGGGGTGAGGAGAGGGTCTCAGAGGGGGAGATAACATGTCTCTGGGAGGGGAGATAACATGGGTTACATACATTTAtttctagttgtcttctcttcttgaagtttctgattcATATAAGTCAGACATGCCCATTTCTTGGACCAACCTTTCCCCTTATTAGTCCGAGTTAGCGAGGGTCAACAGTATTCTGAAAAATTGGTTCCATATTTGTGTAGGTTAGCCTGATAAACATTTTTATGAGCAATTTATCAAGTTCTTTGTTGCCAGGATCATGAGATCTTACCCCAAGTCTTGTATGATATACCTAATAAACAGTGATACTGATGTGATTGTGATTCACAAAGCAGTGTGTCCCCTGCTGCTTGGTGACAAAATTGGCATGTGTTTATTCCTAATATTTAAGGTGTTAAagccctgctcttcctcctgcccAGATGGTGTGTGGGAACAACATTGATTTCTATACTCACCTCAAGCTCCACCTGAGCCGCTCAGGAACTTATGGAGACAACAAAGTATGCTGTGACTACTGTGCCGAGCACTTCACCtcagaagaaaagaggatttTTCACCAAAGAGTTGTAAGTTATGATattcctctcacctttctcaTGTCTACATTTCATTGGCTGGTGTTTCTGTCAGTAATGACATACCCTAGAAATTTATGAAGTGAAATCCTCAAACAAATGttaaggaaatgaaagcaaGTGATGAACCAGTGATCAGCTACTCAATTTTTTCTAAAAGTTTGCATTTTCCAGTACTATTTATGTAtcccatttatttattatggatGTGGTTCCTTAGTTTTACTGCTTGGTATATGGCATTTGTAGGGTATATTCAATATTCTCCTTGtcccaaacaaaaagaaaaaaaaaaaaaaaaaaaaagaaatgaacaagaGTAGAGCACCACTggaaacatgacaaaaaaatatatgcattcTTTTCATGTGTctgttgtctttctttcataGAAACACATGCACCTGGATGCTCGATTATTGTGGTGCCGCATCTGCTCTGAGGGTTTCATCAATGAGTACAACTTGGTGAACCACATGGCTAAGAAACACTTTGAGAGTGAGTTACCATACCGTTGTGAAGTGTGCAACTTTGTCACCTCCATCCtctacagcctcattgaccatttCAACacggtgagtggtggtggagggagggacacaCTTGTATTGTGAGCATGTGGCAGTCTTGGGAGATGGAAGGTGTTCTTGTTCTCAGGGGAGAGAATTTGGGTGTCAGGCACTGGGATGAGTGAAAATTTAAAGGAATGTACTGTGTGTAggagtgtattattattattcacccAAACCATCATTCCAGTTTATGCATTAGAGAGCTTTAAAAAGATTAACCACATttatggatgatgatgacatgTAGAAATGAATATGCATGTTTTGTAGAGGGACTGCCACATATATGTAGgcttgatggcttcttgcagcttctcttgtttccttgtgTTCTCATCTCATCAGTTGGTCAGACTTGAGTGCGAGGGAAACCTTCCACACAGATCTTTAAGGCTGCGTCCTATTCACACTTTTACATTTGCCCACCATTCatgctttcattctctttcatgctGCATGTAATTTCAAAACAAATATAGCCAGACTAAGGTTATACTGAGAGTGGGGTAGAAATTCTGAGTGGAGCAATGGCAGTCATAAAGTACTCTATTAGTTATTCATAACCTTATTTTTGTCTTGCAGGAGCACAAGAACACAGCTTATGTCCAATGCCACTTTTGCCTCTGTGTCAAGTCTATTAGTCCTAACACAAGCAGCTCCTTTTCCAATCGCATATATCAGCATTTGCAGGtaaggtatacacacacacacacacacacacacacacacacacacacacacacacacacacacactttttcagaAAATATTGCTGACATTAACATCATGCAATGTTACAGTTGTGTAAGTGAACCTCTGATGAGAGTTTGAAACATGTCTGTTAATGATTGTAGTATCATTTTTAACTTGATCTGAAAAAGAGGATCCTAAAATCATACTTCCACTTTCCCTCATGCAGAGACACATGCATCAGCATACTGCTTGCAAATACTGTCAACTGATTTTCTACAGTACATATCTAAGGGATGAACACAGGAAGAAGGACCACATCAGCCGTGCTGGATTCCCAGGTGAGCTTTGTAACCTCCTGTCCTGTGTAATAAAGGGTTTGTTTATAGATTACAGTAAGCCCTGCACTTGACGAATCTCaacttggcgaaattcacttttggcagtaGGGTTGTCACGGACCACTGAGTGCACGCTTGGTGATTTTAATTCAAACTTGGCAGCTGCACAGTGAACCACACAGCTCCCCTGTaatgtcagacctctctctaaacctatcagaacacAGTTTGAGGGTCCCcctcagccattttgtttgtgctaccctctgttctgctagtgtGGGAacaaattctggcgatttaccgccaacatgttctctaccagcgcaacaggtggtaccagtgggggtaaggacattggtggtggcggcaaggacaAAAGTGGTCGAGGGAAAtgggtggaaaaacgggagtatTGATGAGGAAAGCATCACAAAtgcttgtttattggtctgttttgtagatgtgttctaatatgtaaaggcaaaagattttatttcagctcaaaagatggtattttaggggtgaAAAGAGGgattttggcaatgaccaaagactgattgaggcattgtttaggcaatttatatggtataaagaacttgagtttggcgaaattcgcatttggtgGTAGTTTctcagactaattaattcgccaagtgcggaGGCTTACTGTAGCTGCAGCATGTTTATTTAGATTAATGAAGTGTTTGCTGTATTTTTTAGCTTATTTACTCTCAGATGAACTTTTGCTACTAAAATAATGCATAttgttattaacattatttgATTGTTTTAGCACTTGTGTGAATGAAGTGATAATTAACCAAAGTTTTTAAGCAGACTTGAGTTTGACTTAAAGCActggtttatgtgtgtgttcactggttaCTCCAGGGCTGCAGCGCTACAAGATCCCTGCTGGACAGAAGAGCCGCATCATGTTCCGACCCTGGATCAGGAAGCAGTCTTCTCCTGTGAACGCTGCGAACTCCCTTGTTGTCCCAATGGCCTTGTCCACTACCCTTGCGTGGCAGGATTTAAAGTTTAATGTTCCTGACCTCAGGGATTACAATTGCATAGAGTGTCAAGGCAGATTCTCCATTTCCAGTCATTTCAAGTATGTATTCTGTGCCTATAACATAgaatttattcttgttttttttttgttttatacatAAATACTGTTGATATGCATCCTAGATTCTTCTGGCACTGCTTTGGTAGCCCTCCTGCAGGCTTCAGAGAGTGCTCCTGCATTATTTAAGTTGTATACTTTTACCTGTCCTCTGTCTGTTTACTCGTTTTCTAGGATACTGGCCAGATATAAAAATTCCAAGAAATAGGTGTTTGGTAGAAAGTACAAAAGTATAAAATCATTTAATGCATATCAATTAAGGTAATGGTTAGCATAGAAAAGGAAGCTTTGTTATGTTATAAAATGATGAATGACAGAAATTGCAATTGATaaaaatttttattttccaaaCTTCTCAAATGTTGTTGTGGTTGCTGCAGATCTTACATGAAGTGCACTCGCTGTGTCTACTCCACCTGCTGCCGGTTCATGATCTCCAAGCATGCTGACACCTTCCATCCCCAGGGAcgcaataagaaaaacaaatataaattctCTGATCCTATTGTCCTCCCAAAACCCCTTTTCTGCATCTGTGGCTTCAGCTCCAGAAGTGGCAACCACATGGGTGAGTGCTCATGCACAGTGAGGCCTAGTTAATCATATGCTTACTACAATGATTACTAAGTTTTTATGAGCTGGCCATTTTGAAGTGAGTTCAATATAACCTTGGCAgtccataattctctctctcatgtgattGTACATATTAGTGATTATTATATCACACTCCATGTTGCTATCTTTATTGGgtatcaatatttctttttatattcctcttggttagtatgttttccttccattcataatTCTCATCATTGAGACGATGTAATATATTTAATGAAGATTTCCAAATATTTTGTATAAATTCTAGCTTTATGCTTAGTTATTCTCTCAACACTTGTTAAAGAATCTGGATATATTATCTTTAACTGaaatccttcttctctctccagcACGGCATTTAGTCaggtgtgaaggaggaaggaaatctgCATATCCCTCGGTGTCGGATGCATTGGTGTATCGGGGTGATGTGACAGGGGGAATGCTGAACCTGGTGGGCACGCTTGGTCTGGAGAACATTGGTTTGGCCAACATCCTGCCTGACGTTCCCATGAATAACTCATCCATTGACATGGCCCATTTCATGAGTGTTTCCATGGATGTTGATGACAGCTGAATGTACTTCTCAGACACTCATATGTTCACATGTAAATCTTTGTGATAAGTCATGATCCAGCCATCAGTGCTTTAGTGAAAGTCAGCAGTTGTTGTTCATGTTTCCTTGTCTCCATCATGCCAACTGCAATCCACTGAGCTTCTCACTTCTCTTGCATTTCCTACCTGTCTGTTCACCTATCAAAGAAAAGACATTTATTTGCCTGACTTGTGTCCTAGACCTGTGAGTCAGAAATGATTGCTCCAAGGAGTACAGCTCCACAACTGGCTTAATTTTGTAAGCCACtgagagttatatatatatttagtactgatttttttttttcccccagttttgtatagaccgtgtgtgtgtgtgtgtgtgtgtgtgtgtgtgtgtgtgtgtgtgtgtgtgtgtgtgtgtgtgtgtgtgtgtagtaataatatatggtttgaattgcagtacatacatactgaaaatatacacgGGTGGGGGGGGATGGTCGGGAGGCTTAAGAATAGTGCACTAgcctaatggtgtgtgtgtgtgtgtgtgtgtgtgtgtgtgtgtaagaaaggaagagaagaagaataacatttATAAACCACAGATGTAAATGTTAATCTTCATCGATAATTTCATGATCAACTCTTGGTCAAAATTTTGATGCTAAAGTATGAAGTCAATGTATTCAGACCAGGaagatgagtgaatgagagCATGACTATTGTTTAGAAAACTGAGATGGCTACAGCACCTTTGTTAAAAAGTAGCTTGAGATTGGCTGCTTCCAGCATTAGGTTAAGGAAAGACTGTATGTAACATTATTTTctgattatttccttccttttatcaacCCCGTCTCTATCCTCTccatccctttttttcccctcatttagcAAGAAATTAAAACCTAAAAGTTACATAAGTGAACTCAATTTTAGGGATGATGCTGAGGTTGGAGCCCATTCTGTTCCCtgtcattttttcctgttttccaacTGGTTATGTGGATTAGTGGCCTTGAAAGTGAATTGTTATGGAAAGTAAGTGAGCTTGAGTGATGATGTCATCATGAAGGTCCATCTGCACCCAGCTAATAAGGATAGTTATGGTGAAAGGCATCAGCTAGTGTGAAAATTGCTAGCTTTGGTTCTGGAACATTGATGTCTTAATTCATCCAACAATCAGCACCACACATTATAAATGTAACTATGGCATAAATTCCTACTATTTGGATTCGTGTTCCTAGTCACTATGATGTTTCGCAAACACTCCAATCACAAACCTCTTGGTTTTGAGCTTAGAGTGTATGTACTGCTGTACTATCAGGCTTAGAATTGGAGTGTGTAAGAAAGGTTTAGTGTAAatcaaatagtgaaaagaaTACATGTCAAAAGTGTAATAAGTAATTCATGCATAAGATGTGATATTGGAACTTTGGTCAAAAGTTAAAATTTTACAGCACTTGCTTTTAAGAAAATGAAGTGGAGGCAATGTAATGCAACCTGGAGTGTCCTGGAATGTTGACAGCTGTGAAATATTACACATAACATGAAGGGTTGCTGAAGTTCTCAGAGAATTGCCATATTGCATTGTTATgctcatgtatgtatgtatttgtgtgtgtgtatgtgtgtatgtaatatatatatatatatatatatatatatatatatatatatatatatatatatatatatatatatatatatatatatatatacaggcaacccccccaCTTAACAAACAGATTACGTTCCTTAAAAAACATTCGTCGCATGAATTATCATTAAGCGAACCAGTTATAATaagtttctcacacacacacacacacacacacacacacacacacacacacacacacacacacggagacggggccacatgaacataaagcccaggccctgcaaaactacaacaaaacacacacacacacacacacacacacacacacaaaacacacacacacacacacacacacacacacacacacacacacggcccggtagctcagtggttagagcgctggcttcaagccagatgaccgggtttgattccccggccgggtggagatatttgggtgtgtctcctttcacgtgtagcccctgttcacctagcagtgagtaggtacgggatgtaaatcgaggagttgtgaccttgttgtcccggtgtgtggtgtgtgcctggtctcagacctatcccaagatcggaaataatgagctctgagctcgttccgtagggtaacgtctggctgtctcgtcagagactgcagcagatcaaacagtgaattacacacacacacacatcccaaaTTTGCTACATGAAAACTACTAGGTATTTAAAATGAGGTCTTTTATGGTCATTAATAAAATAACCATTTCTAGCCTTAAAATGAAAGCAGATACCAATTCCACTGTTCttgggaatatatatatatatatatatatatatatatatatatatatatatatatatatatatatatatatatatatatatatatatatatatcttttactGACCTTATTTAAGAGACATAAGAGTAAAGGCAGAGTATAATATTGTACAGTTCAGTGTTCCCAACAGGAATATAATTAATTCCTACAGGATGTGTTGTGACTGACTATACAGTACTGCTTTTCATGATTCAATGGAAGTATGAATGAATTTTTATACTTCATTCTCAAAATATGCACATAATTTTTATACCAGTTATTTTATATGATTGATTTATTGTGAAGGAAGCATTTTGTATGCAACAGTGATGTTCAGCAAGGTTTCAACACTCAGTCGGTGCCAGGAATAACTTGAAAATATGTTTTTGAAAGATCTTTACCAGTAAGTTGTATAAATGTGTGATATAGGAGTAATTTTTCATTGTGTAAAACTTGTTTTAATTATCATGTCACACTCCTTGCCATGATACTAAAAACATTTACAAATGTAAATCATGGATAGATGACAAATGGCTCACACTCTATTCTACTTCTGTACATAGATCACAGTTGGATTTCTTGAAAGTTTggaccatgaaaaaaaaaatcaaactagcAGGTGTAGCACAAAATGTTAGTTGCTGACGTTTGTCTGTGGCCAGGATAGATCTATAATCATTCCACATAGAAAAATATTTGTTACAAAGAGCCTATGAAGCTTATGAATAAACTTCCATTTTTGCATTACAAAGTTCATATACCTAGTTTAAACAGAGTATCTTGGCCTCATGAGCATTCATCAATCATAGTTACCCAGTCAGTCATCACTGACTTGTTTACTGCACTTGAACAGCCACAAACCATACATTGTAACACTACTCATtgatcaccaccacaataagaCTAAGTTTTTTGTGTTCAATGTATTCTACTCTAAGCTCCTATTATATCTAGGAGAAAATGCCATTAAAGCAACCATCTGTGAGCGTATCCAACATCACATCAGTTGAAAGTCTTCCACTTAGATGCATTAAACTTTGCACCATCAGAAcaactgctgccactaccattacaactaccaccactactttttgCATATAGGAGCAGCCTGCAGCATGCTCATCTGGTGCAGGAGGCTTGCTACTGTAAACCTCAACACATGGAACTTGTTGAGTGGAACCTGGAAAGTGTGTGAGGCACCGGTGCTGGTCTTCATCTGTATCACCACCACTGGTTCTAGTACTCGTGACAGCCAACTGAGGGAAACAATGTCATTTGATAAGAAATTTAGAACAAACTGTTGAAGGACACCTGCCTTATGTGCTAATGTGTACCTTGGATGAAATTAATGTATAATCTGCAACCAGGCGATTAATTTTTAGTGCTGTTATCATCATTTACACCTATAGATATAATCATCCAGCTACAAACATTACAATGAAAGTAATTTATTATGTGTTAAGAGATTCAAAAGCACAACCATTtgaaaaagtagaaagataaaattttgaaagtatatatatatatatatatatatatatatatatatatatatatatatatatatatatatatatatatatatatatatatatatatatatatatatatatatatatatatatatatatatatatttttttttttttttttttttttttttagagagagagagagagggtcagccaagggcaaaaagaaattaggaaagaaaacaggcCCATTTAGATGCTGGTTctatagaggaaagaaagacgttagccaaaattagggtcttgatacctccctcttaaaagagaTGAGCTGCATAGACAGGAACTGGAAGGTATTTGTGCCATACCTATCCTCATTTGAAAATTTCTAGATGCCAGACATGATAAAGCCAAACCAACCTCTGATCTTTAGCGATGAGTTTCCATGATTATTATAATTTCAAGTCAGAAATTATGGTTATCTATGTTTTCTTTGTCAAAATTTGAGTCATCCCTTTACCTTGTTGAAATAGTGACATCAACCCTCCAGCTCATGTGAGCCAGGGTGGGCAGTGATGGGGAGCTAGCAATTAGCTGGCGGTCAATGTCTGGCCGGGCTGCTCCATACACCACTCGGCCCACATCCACAGCAAACCCACCAGGTAGCCTGAGAAGAAAAGCTGTGACTGCCACTGCTTAACACTAATTATaactaattttattattattataaatagcTGTTCTAGTATCATGATGAAATCTGGAATAATAACAGTGACAATTGGAGTTAAACATGCATCCATGAGAAAGAGCAGCCTAGGTTTTCTAGGAGCAGGTCTGGCACTCACCCAAGGGCTGTGAGGTCTGCCACAAGTGCATCTTGtcgagtagtagtggtgttgagcCTCAGGACAGCCCTTAGCAGACTTATTACCCCAGaatactgaacacacacactctgaaagAATGGACATAAGTAACTGCAGCCATCACAGAGCAGACTGTATAATCAAATAAACCCATTTCTAATTAATATTCAATTATAATTGTGCCCTTAGGGAATATATCTTGTTAAATAGGTTTTCACACGTTACATCATTAAATCCTCACTCACCATGACCTGTTCTTCAGTGTTGGCTTGGCTTGCTCCACACAGGTGGGTAATGGCTGCTTCTTGTTCTGCTCCTCCACCTTGCAGGTAACCCAGGGCAACTGACAGGAGCAACACCATGTCATATAATAGCGAGGGGAATAAACATGGATATTGTTACTCAGAGTTCCTTCTAAGACTATAGAGTCAAGCTTGAAAGATCATCATCAG containing:
- the LOC123499708 gene encoding COMM domain-containing protein 5-like gives rise to the protein MAALESQSHVFPARVPAEVRTLVKATHTMDKAVFRRLIKIALGYLQGGGAEQEAAITHLCGASQANTEEQVMSVCVQYSGVISLLRAVLRLNTTTTRQDALVADLTALGLPGGFAVDVGRVVYGAARPDIDRQLIASSPSLPTLAHMSWRVDVTISTSWLSRVLEPVVVIQMKTSTGASHTFQVPLNKFHVLRFTVASLLHQMSMLQAAPICKK